TCCCCCGACTTAATATATATTAATTTTATGCTTTATCTGGCCGGATGCGGGCTGCGTTGCCGCTTCTGTCAGAGGGGTGGGCTTCAGGACCCGGTGAAAATCAAAGGTCAGCCACTTGACCGGACCTTATGGTCCAAGCTGGATATCCCGGGCGCTCGATCCCTGTCCTTTATTGGAGGAAATCCTGATGAATCGCTTTATGCCGTCTTAAAATTCCTTAAAAAAGCCCCCGATGATTGGAATCTGCCGATTGTCTGGAACTGCCACGGCTATGCCTCTTCTTCAACCCTCCAGCTCTTAGAAGGGATTGTCGATGTGTATGTGCCGGATTTCAAGTATGGGCAGGAGGATTGTGGTCGAAGATTCTCTCTGGCACCCCACTATCCGCAGACAGCCCAACGGGCCATCTCGGCCATGGTTGAGCAAAAGGTGCCGGTTTATGTCCGCATACTGGTCTTGCCCGGACATTTTAAATGTTGTCACCAGCCAGTCCTTAATTTCCTGGCTTCTCTGGATCAGGAGA
The sequence above is a segment of the Deltaproteobacteria bacterium genome. Coding sequences within it:
- a CDS encoding radical SAM protein, with the protein product MLYLAGCGLRCRFCQRGGLQDPVKIKGQPLDRTLWSKLDIPGARSLSFIGGNPDESLYAVLKFLKKAPDDWNLPIVWNCHGYASSSTLQLLEGIVDVYVPDFKYGQEDCGRRFSLAPHYPQTAQRAISAMVEQKVPVYVRILVLPGHFKCCHQPVLNFLASLDQENLFVSIRGQYCPDWMISCKDGELNRRVTFEEVDAVRRLADQLGLNLVA